In the Primulina tabacum isolate GXHZ01 chromosome 15, ASM2559414v2, whole genome shotgun sequence genome, TTGAGTATTGGTCTCCGTTCTTTCTTGTTCAACAACTTTTGTTGGTATGGGGCTAATCTCATCAGCCAACAACTCTTCCAGAACTACTTTACTTCTGGGTTTGAAATCTGCAATGTATTTATGCTCAAGAAAAGTAGCATTTGTCGATACAAACACTTTGTTTTCAGTAGCATTATAAAACAGACCTCCTCTTGTCCCCTTGGGATAGCCTACAAAAATACACACTTCTGAACGAGGTTCCAATTTTCCAGTCTTTCCCTTTAACACATGTGCAGGACACCCCCCACATGCGGATGTGTCTCAAACTAGGTTTGTGACCATTCCACAACTCTAGGGGAGTTTAAGGGATTGACTTAGATGGAACAATATTCAAAATGTATACTGCTGTATCCAGGGCATAACCCCAAAATGAGTTAGGCAGAGAAGAATAGCTTAACATTGATCTCATCATGTCGAGCAAagttcgatttcttctttcggctacaccattttgttgtggtgttCCAGGTGTTGTGAGCTCTGACAATATTCCATTTTCAATCAAGTGGTTCTTGAATTCATAATCCATGTATTCTCCTCCTCGATCTGATCGAAGAGTCTTGATTGATTTGCCAAGTTGATTTTCTACTTCACCACAGAATtgtttgaacttttcaaaagtTTCGGACTTTCTTTGCATCAAATATGCATATCTATATCTTGAATAGTCATCAatgaaagtgatgaaatattcaTAACCTCCTCTTGCTTTGACATTCAAAGGTCCACATACATCGGAATGTATAATATCTAGAGGTGTTTTAGCTCTTTCACCTTTTGCCAAAAATTGtcttttggtcatctttccttcaAGACAGGATTCACAGACTGGTAGAGTACTTAGTTTTAACTCTTTCAAAGGACCATCCTTCACTAGTCTTTCTATCCTCTCTACATTAATATGACCAAGCCTTAAATGCCATAAATATGTATCATTATTTTCATCAGAAACTTTTCTTCTCTTAGGGGTTGGTTCAGCGACTTTGAACATTTCAGTTTGAAGTAAATTATGTGAAATTGGCTTAATAAAAAATAGACCATTCTCAACATAACCAGAACAAATATTCATACCATTCTTATTAATTGAAACAAAATCAATATCAAAAGAAACATAAATAAACTGTTCATGCAACTTCGAAACTGAAATCAAATTGCGTTGGAAACCAGGAATAAAATAAACATTgttcaaaatcaaatatttattattctTAAATGACAGTCGCACTGTCCCAACTGCCGTCGCTGATAATCTTTCCCCACTGCCTACTCTCATCATGAAAGCTCCCTCTTCAAGATCCCTGGACGACTCCAGCATCTGCAAAGAAACACAAAAATGGTTAGACGCTCCTGAATCAATTATCCAGCTTGAGATATCATTCTCAACAAAGCATGTTTCCATGACTAGTAAATCTAATTTACCTTGTTTCTTCTTTTGTTTCAGCTCATCAAGGTACTTCTTACAGTTTCTTTTCCAATGGCCATCCACGTTGCAATGGAAACATTTTCCCTTTGGTTTGGGTGCTGCACCCTTCCAATTCTTCTTTTAGATCTTTTTCTTGCCCTTAAACTTTCCcacatttttcttctttttattcttAGAAGAAGAAGCCTTTCCCACAGCCACATTAGCTTCGGCAACATTTGCCTTGCCATTGTTATCATCTATCAGAGATTCATAACTTTGCAGCTCATTTAGGAGTTCTGTCATATTGTATGCCCTATGATTCATAACATAGTTTGTCCTGAATTGGAGAAAGGCAGGAGAAAGTGTCTCTAGGATCATGCCAACTTGAGTTTTTTCATCAATGTTCGCACCATTGATATCAGCATCATTGAAATGATTAATCATTTTCAACACATGCTCACGAACTGAAGAACCATTCTTCATCTTGCAGTTCATAACTGCTTTCACAGCTTCATAGCGTGCATGTTCAGATGGACGTCCAAACATTTGTTGTAGAGATTCCATAATCTCTTTAGCAGTCTCAAAGGCTTCATGCTTAGCTCTAAGCACTTCATTCATTGCTGCTAACAGGTAGCAACGTGCCTTGTTGTTTGCAACAATCCAATTGTTATAAGCTTGTGACACAGTCCTTGAAGCATTAGCTGGAGGCACTGGAGGACAATCCTCCTTGAGGACAAAATGGTAACTTTCATTGATCAAGAGGATATTCATGTTGCTTTtccatttagaaaaattttcacCAGTCAAAACTTGCGATgcaagaagaagaagaatagGATTTGacatattttctgaaaaatgagaaatattttcaaTATACAGTTGCATaaatatcaaaaaaaaatttaaaaacaaagtaAATACAATGCATAAAAGCACATGTTACTTGAAGTCTTAAAGAATTATAATCATCACAATTAAATGCCGCCGTAGGGTAGGTCAAAAAATTGCTAATTATAATGAGACtttctcaattaataaatgctATCTAAAATATCTCATATTTCTAGCATCTtataatttcttataaattttagtcaaaaagataattaacTAATTTAATCACTTCTTTATGAATGTAACCCACCGTAtcagattttaaaaattaatttagtaATTGCCTCTGTAGGGTAGGTCAAaactaaaatacattttaaaatcTTATCTCATGAAAAACAACCTTGCTATTGTAATTAGTAGACACTCTCCGTAGGGAGGACATAATAAAAACGTCTCGAAGCGCTACAAAAAACTCACGGTGTTGTTCTAACGGTGGAGACCAAAGGTTAATATTGTCATAttactgttagagtaggtgcccgtcgagccaagtgttggccgagtgttcacaaaatgaaactctatgtataagcaatctttattttaataatttttgaaattattgttttggcaaatctttatctgtatacccatgctagttgcatagataaagcccttgaatatacaaatagtagaaagaatatgagatgctcatataatgagtatcatgaaactcatatttggaatactgtatattctaaacagttcctagtcgattcagccgccgctaagaaggatataggccgctagagttcgagactagtatctgcgatgtgagtaccatgtttcattggtaggggacattgtgatgtccgagcatgcagataggtgctcctggtagagtgcattgaacaaccctccataaaggactttccaaatggttctcacttatcgagtggaaaagtctttgtttatgattgtacaccattagtccttatgacccgggacaacattgagactctatgtgctagaattacactttgacttgtttatcgactctcatggggtcatcaggtggcaaggttgggtgttttgtcgaaacatataggagtcgatgcattgtagtaggggattcaccgcttactttcgggtatggatatcctatgtgttctcatgtgtttgtaggttgaaatctctgatcagagtatgatggtaattatgaaaggggtttcatagattacacctcgatgcaactacgacatgacacatagtatcgattcattgacaactctcgataaaccaatggttgtcgaatcgatcgggatatatgagttgaagggaccgtactgtacgctaaccataattgaatggttcttgcatgcactatcatttgatacctagggaatcatgtaagcgatgctgctaggcgtttaacatgattggttgggtactatcagacttgagttctaacgttcttgttatcaaggagttgataagtaagaatggagcaattggggtatgctcatataaggacatttatagtccgaatcacatggagatgtgaacccacggctagttgtatcaatgaaccattgagggccacacaagtactagctttctagatcccgttgagaagtaaaaatagttcaatgtgttgaacggcttataaaggagtttataagcgtaagaaaaattagaagtatgacttctataaaggagaaattagttcaatgtgttgaacggcttataaatgagtttataaacgtaaagaaaaataaaagtatgacttttatgagagaaatgtaaattttaatttatggaagtgttcctaaattaaaagttggccaagtgaataatgtatttgaaaattgtgattttcataaacattattatggactaaattaaattaattcaagtgttgaattaattaaacactagtggacctagtagagtcgaaataattaaattaataaaagtgttgaattaattaaattatattgagtattgtagagctcaatttaaataaattatttaattagtggacttgagtaaattcaagtaatgtttaattaatctcaaaatgtttgagataattaaatttagtccatggtttttaattgttaaaaacaccatataatattgcatgcatgagaggtgaagagttggagacaactttttcaaatatcaaggcttggcatgctacTTTTGCCTTTTGCTTTTTACaagaccaagacaagtcttcctcTCCCAATTTTTGAGATGCAAGGGCCGAAAATGAGCAAGTgaattctctcaaatttttctctcattgtgttcttcaattgttaaAGAAATATacacacttctctttgaaaaatattcttatttttctagtgcaaaataagaagggttctagcttgcaaatggtgggcttgattttggaggaaaggaggaagcttgtagatcaactcatcCATTCCAAAGCTAAAGTGTTTACACTtttgttggagccatcatcaacctcaagaggttgatagataacgattttctcaacaccctatgtatgacattttggtgtttattgtatttgctacacacaatatcatggtggccgaaatttcctcataaaaaattcgattttaaacttccgttgcgcttccggtcactgtaaccgatcccctttcaattaCCCGCTCCCACTCATTATTTTACAAAAtgtatttgatttataaaataactcttattttataataaatagtgaatttaaacattttaaaccaccaatatacaatttataaaataactcTTATTCTATAAAACTCTTTATcaatttaaacattttaaattgtCAAGTCCTATaattttaaacaatttaaaattataaatatcgtGTGCATCACAAAAGGTACGCCACAAGCAGTACAATAAAAAAACACATGCACATGCCGTGAACAATTTAAAATTGTAAATACAGTGAGCATCACAAAAGAGGCACCACAAGCAGTACaagaataatatttaaaaaatcacaTGCACATGCCATGAACAATTCAAATCAATCAACatgaatattaaaaaaaaaatatgcgcGAGACATCGGAACCGAGATTGGAGAAACAAATACGCAATTTGTTGTATGATCTAAACActttaggaaaaaaaaatatcacgatcattatttaatatttaaattaaattttaaacattttaaaattataaaacaatGATGACAATGATTGAAGTTTAACAATTAAACTCATAATTATTCATTGACATACATCAACTGGACGTAACAATCAAATTGTAAGGGAAAAATTAATCATGCTAATTACAGGAAAAGCTTTTGTCGAAGGAATACAACAACAGATAATCATATACCAACTATGATATATTAGCATGAATGTCTCAGAAATATAGAGATTAAAATAAATCGCTATAAAATAGAATTAAATCAATATAGAGTATTGACCGcatctgataccaattgttggtTTCTCAAACcgtaatttttcaaaaaaaaaatatttttgcggAAGCTTGGCATAGATCGAATCGTATTAAACAACATTTgagaaggccctcgaactacttgcttgaaaatttgcggaaaattaaattttttttttttttaaagaacttaatggcctcgctcataaaatcactggtgaaacaagttcaatatttcaaaataattgcagcggaagaaaataaggttttccaaaaatcacaatttaaaaatatccatcaactgataaaaattgtttgcggaaaaacataacaactgctgcactgaggtcctcgggtgccactactgccgacccaagctggctcactggtccccgccctcggccctggcctcatcagtacctacaacaatcaagtctagtgagcctaaagactcagcatgcataaatcgcaggtaacgagtaaaaatctgaatttaaaatatgcatgggataaaatatcctgtcctgaggcatactgaaaataatctgtactgagcaattataatacgtgcataactgaactggaaatcactgtaaaaatattttctcattggagcctgtactgaaatatctggtaaaattttctgttgagattatgttttacgcctgtggccactacactaagctgaactgatcggtaactggctaccggggaggctgaaactgaactgagctggccggtcactggcgaccgggtggtaccatactgaactgatcggtcactggcgaccgtataaaataacactcccacatagtgaatgaaccacaagccatatcgcataaatctcaaaaataatcattttctctttaatgcacgtaaaataattaactggcataatgaaaattcctgtaattttaccaactggattggattggatcattcccaggctcgctgcaacctaactgtgccatgaaaaatatgcaatagtttaaacatgaccaactatgcaatttacgttcaaaagatgcgactatgacgcctaatgacttcgcatttaatcatgactccgagccaacctgaaccgacactgaactgacgtatagtcatgattaaaatacgctgaaaaatcataaaataatgttcctaaaatgatagggtcgaaatctaggtggaatggaggccaaaacacgaaacgctctttcgagagtcaatttggcacattgcaccgtaaattctcgtacgacctcaaaaatgatccaaatgatgaacggtcaaaaacatgaccttcctaactcaatgaggcactgtccagtccaaagccatgggctaaaagccaaccaagaactcgaacgagcctctgaaccgacacagcaacttgctgtaatatccagcagctgcgacctagcttgcatcgcgtcgtttgcgagacttttggccattgaggcttgaaccaccgaccaaagcctctccacagcGTCCcgaggaatgatttgaaccatggctaagggccctaggccagccacaattcgcctcattccagcaaccacccgaaagttctcaccgagggccctcatgcgtgcgtgtgtagtgtttatgctatgatcgatgtcttgtgtcgttccagtggccatttgattgaccatggcacgatctagacatctaggagcatgatatgaaccgtggctaagggccataggccaaccaagatccacaccaagccaaccaactcgaagtacatgtgctgtcaaaaccaaaggggccgagaggggaggggctgttttcacgttttgattaaaaaccgagtgGCCAtagaccaagccaccaaaagggcaacttagtcacgtcttagacatgctagggaagtgatccaaccatggctaaaggcccttggggcagccaagatcagatccttcctccttgacatccaaactgaattttcgaatcacatttctgcacttatggggaacttgctgtcattttggttttccagcaagtatggggctggtttgaatggaccaacatggtcctaatgcatcctactacatgtatacaagccgccttgggagcctggagtcgatccaatacctgaaaccatcaaaactcagaaaaacgtgaagcttgtcaagggaagtcgaaaattctgcatgtgtgttccaaaatattttgacatggatctcgatttttgcttgctacaacatgatcatgtactgataatatgacttgattgaggtttgaaagaaatctagacatgcctggtttagtttcgaaagaaaacgaacgaaacaacgacgacgcggcacggaggaggtggagcgcttcttgtctaccttccttgaactcgattttcttgcctttctccctagctatggctcacgatttttacctctgaaaagggtcttattttcactcagatttcgaaagaaaggagagggggaaaaatggttaggagggtgagggaagtgggtgcaagatataaggaaggatcaagaccaagtccactccctttgaatttgaattttgaattatggtttgatatcaaatgagttggtggatgcttctaggaggtggtggccgatctacaatcacccagatagcattcgatcctctggctgacctcggcaatccggtcacaaagtccatggtgatgttctcccacttccactcgggaataggaagaggcttgagcaaacctgctggtctctgatgctcggccttcactaactggcaagtcaggcactcggatacaaaacgcctgatgtccttcttcatccctggccaccaatacaatagctgcagatctttgtacatcttcgtactcccagggtgaatggagtacggggacgtatgggcctctgataagatgtctgctcggatagaatcactgctgagaacccatatcctatctcggtatctcacaataccgtcgctgactgcatagaaaacactgcccttggcttcatctctctttttccactgtgccaactgctcatctgctgcctgaccgctgcgaatacggtcaataagagaggactggatagtcaaggtagataaacgaggaactctacctcgagggtaagtctcaagatcaaacctctgcatctcgatctgaagaggtttctgcatcgtcaaatgagccatcactgcgactttcctgctcaaagcatccgcaactacattagctttacccgggtggtagctaatgtcacaatcgtagtctttcacaagctccaaccaacgcctctgacgcatgttcagctccttctgcgtaaagaaatacttgaggctcttatggtcggtaaagatctggcacttctctccatacagatagtgcctccaaatcttcaaagcaaaaactacggccgctaactccagatcatgggtggggtagttcttctcgtggattttcagctgtcgagaagcatacgctatcactctcccatgctgcatcaaaactgcacctaaaccaagcttcgaagcatcagtataaaggacaaactcaccgggccctgatggcatggccaaaactggtgctgaaataagagcttgcttcaaagtatcgaagctcttctgacactcctcgctccacataaacttcacatttttctttgtcagtgctgtgagtggaacggcgatagaggagaatccctggatgaattttctgtaatatcctgctagtccaaggaaactgcggatctcggatgcattctgaggcacaacccaatctctaactgctacaacttttgcggggtctacctcaataccactgctagaaacaatgtggcccaagaacgccaccttctctaaccagaattcgcacttactgaactttgcgaataatttgtgcttctgcaatgtctgcaacactgtggtcagatgcctgctatgctcctcccgattcttggagtagacgagaatgtcatctatgaacactatcacaaactggtcgaggtacggctgaaatacgcgattcatgagatccatgaagatcgctggcgcattcgtcagaccgaacggcatcacaaggaactcgtagtgaccataacgagtcctgaaagctgtcttcgaaacatcagcacctctcaccctcaactggtgataaccagaacgcagatctatcttggagaaaatcgaagctccctgcaactggtcaaacagatcctcaatcctcggcagtgggtatttattcttcactgtaaccctgctcaactcccggtagtcaatgcaaagcctcatcgagccatccttctttttcacgaataagaccggcgcgccccatggagaaaagctcgggcgaatgaactccttgtcgagaagttcctggatctgcttcttaagctctaccatctctgtcggtgctagacggtacggcgctttggatatcggagccgtacctggcataagctcaatggaaaactccacctctctctcgggtggcataccagagacgtcttcgggaaaaaaatCTAAGAAATCtttaacaatcggaacatctgaggctgactggctgggttcctcggggacagataaaaaggttgctagaaatgcccgacaccctctatgcatgagcttcctagcctgaacataaggaataatgcgcggtaaagaaaagtacatgtccggctcaaataagaactgctccattccaggcggtcggacaagaacggatctccgctggaagtctatcaacactctgttcctcaatagccagtccatccctaggatgatgtcaaattccggcatcggtaacacgatcagatccgcataaacaagattaccgtgcagctcaaggtctatatctcggataacattggtagctgccatctcctctcttgacggcaacactactgaaaaggctgtatctagcccaatggtctggatcttgagaaagtttgcaaagacctccgaaataaacgagtgagtggcccctgaatctatcaaggccttggtagcggaaccagatataaaaattctccctgaaagagcggagctctaagttgaatcccactacaaggtctaaacttatagacatgcaaaggtcaaggttcctctagcttaatttccccgaaataaatctgagtagagcatgcaatcctataacagttctagattcaaaatctaaatcccgattcccaaaacacggaaattcaaataataacttaaagtttaaaggtacttgtcaacaacatagtctccgggttggtttccgcggcatggagagcaaaaactctgccttgggtaggcagattcctctgaggacactgcagcaacat is a window encoding:
- the LOC142527583 gene encoding uncharacterized protein LOC142527583, translating into MNILLINESYHFVLKEDCPPVPPANASRTVSQAYNNWIVANNKARCYLLAAMNEVLRAKHEAFETAKEIMESLQQMFGRPSEHARYEAVKAVMNCKMKNGSSVREHVLKMINHFNDADINGANIDEKTQVGMILETLSPAFLQFRTNYVMNHRAYNMTELLNELQSYESLIDDNNGKANVAEANVAVGKASSSKNKKKKNVGKFKGKKKI